A genome region from Crossiella equi includes the following:
- a CDS encoding SDR family NAD(P)-dependent oxidoreductase → MNQKVAVVTGASQGIGAGLVAGYRKHGWLVVANSRNIAPSDDPGVVTVAGDIGDPDTARAVIDAAVSGFGRVDTLVNNAGVFLAKPFTEYTAEDYARVSRLNLDGFFHVSQLAVARMLAQGQGGHLVNITTSLVDHANSAVPSVLASLTKGGLQSATKSLAIEYAGRGIRVNAVSPGIIATPMHPEQTHAALAGLHPVGRIGEVQDVVDAVLFLEDTSFVTGEILHVDGGQSAGH, encoded by the coding sequence ATGAACCAGAAAGTCGCAGTCGTCACCGGGGCTTCGCAGGGCATCGGCGCCGGGCTCGTCGCGGGGTACCGGAAGCACGGGTGGCTCGTCGTCGCCAACTCGCGGAACATCGCGCCCAGCGACGACCCCGGGGTGGTGACCGTGGCCGGGGACATCGGGGACCCGGACACCGCCCGCGCCGTCATCGACGCCGCCGTCAGCGGGTTCGGGCGGGTGGACACCCTCGTGAACAACGCGGGGGTCTTCCTGGCCAAGCCGTTCACCGAGTACACCGCCGAGGACTACGCGCGGGTGTCGCGGCTCAACCTGGACGGGTTCTTCCACGTCAGCCAGCTCGCCGTGGCCCGGATGCTGGCGCAGGGGCAGGGCGGGCACCTGGTCAACATCACCACCAGCCTCGTCGACCACGCCAACAGCGCGGTGCCGTCGGTGCTGGCCTCGTTGACCAAGGGCGGGTTGCAGTCGGCCACCAAGTCGCTGGCCATCGAGTACGCCGGGCGCGGGATCCGGGTCAACGCCGTCTCGCCCGGGATCATCGCCACGCCCATGCACCCCGAACAGACGCACGCCGCGCTGGCCGGGCTGCACCCCGTCGGGCGGATCGGGGAGGTCCAGGACGTCGTGGACGCCGTCCTGTTCCTCGAGGACACGTCGTTCGTGACCGGGGAGATCCTGCACGTGGACGGCGGGCAGAGCGCCGGTCACTGA